Genomic window (Cystobacter fuscus DSM 2262):
GGAGCCGGCGATGCTCCTCCTGGGCGTGTTGGCGCGTGGTGCGGCGCGACTCCAGCTCCGCCTCCCAGGCCTCCCGCGCGACCGGATAGGCGCCCGGCCACAGCCGCACCGTCCCCGCGTGCACGCGCAACGTGGAGGTGGTGAGCTCCTCGAGCACCTCGCGATCATGGGAGACGAGCACGCCCACGCCCCGGAAGCGGCGCAGCGCGGCCAGCAGCCACTTCCGGGCCTCGGCATCGAGGTGGTTGGTGGGCTCGTCGAGCAGCAGCACGTCGGGCTCGCGCGCCAGGGCGGCGCCGATCTGCCAGCGCTTGCGCTCACCCGGAGACAGCGTGGCCCACCGCTCGAGTGACCAGGGATCCAGGGCGAGCTGCCCGATGAGTCGCCGGGCCCGCGAGTCCGCAGCCTCCGCGAGCGCGGTGATGTCGGGCGTGAGCGCCTCCACCTGTTGGGGACAGAGCTGGACGAGCGCCGAGGGGGGCTCGAACTGGAGATGGCCGTCGGTGGGCCTCAGCTCTCCGGAGAGCAGGCGGAGCAGCGTGGACTTGCCGGCACCATTGGCGCCGACGAGACCCGTCCAACCGGAGGCCAGATGGAACTCCACGTCGGAGAAGAGGGAAACGGCGTCGGAAAAGGCGAACGAAACGCGGTGAGCGCGAATGGATGACACGAGGGAACTCCGGAATCGTTCCGGGCGCGCACGAGGGGCCCGGGAGTGGCTGACGGACAGCGCTGACGATTCAGGAGTGCAGCTTCAATGGAGTACGAAGCCTCGTGGACGGAGAACACCGGACCGCTCGGTGCGCCCAACCTAAACCTCCGGGATTTTCCGTGCAATCCCTTCGTGCGCTCCCCTGGGTGTTCCGCCAAGCGTCCGACAACCCACAGCACCCGCGACGCTGTTCATGTTTTCAGATGGCTGGAGCGCTCGCGGCCGGGTAGCAAGGCGGCCAGCCGTTCCACCCACCGCCCCGCCTCCCTGGCGGGAAGGAGTCCTCCGTGAAGAACCCCACCGTTGCCTTCATCCGAGTGTCCCTGATGTCCGCCGTGCTCGTGCTCGCCGCGTGCGGCACGGGGCGCAGCGCCATCGTCACCCTGGACAGCCGCAGCGACAGCCTCACCACGGGCAAGGCCACCTTCACCGAGTCCGGTGACAAGGTGACGCTGGATCTGGAGGTCGCTGGCGCCACCCCGGGTCTGCACGGCGCTCACATCCACCAGACCGGGGACTGCACCGCGGCCGACGCCGCGAGCGCGGGAGGCCACTGGAATCCCGCTGGCGTGAGCCATGGCTCCGCGGATCCCGGCCACCACCTGGGTGACCTGGGCAACATCGAGATCGGCCAGGATGGCCGGGGCACGCTGAAGCTCACCAAGCAGGCCTGGAAGATCGGCGACGGCTCCGCGCAGGACGTGGTGGGCAAGGCCCTCGTCATCCACGCGGGACAGGATGACCTCGCCACGGATCCCGCGGGCAACTCGGGCGGCCGCGTGGCGTGCGGCGTCATCGCCGAGAAGACCGACAAGAAGTAGTCGCCGTCAGCGGCCCGCCCGCCACTCGCGCAGGACGTCGACCACCAGGGCGTGGTCCTCCTCCTGCGCGAGTCCGGACACGGTGATGCTGCCCACGCATCCGAGTCCGCGCACCAGCAGGGGGAAGCTGCCCCCGTGGTCCACGTACTCGGAAGGATCGATGTGCGGCTTGTCGGCCAGGCTCGAGCCCTTGGCGGCGTAGTAGCGCCCCATGTAGAACGAGCTGTGCCAGAAGCGGCCCACGGTGTTGCGCTTGCGCCGCACCCAGTCCTCGTTGTCCGGGCGACAGCCGGGAAGGGCGCAGTGCAGGACGGTGAGTCCCGCGAGCGCCACGTCGATGACCACGGGGAGCCGGTCGCGCCGCGCGCGCTCGAGCAGCTTGAGTCCCAGCGCGAGCGCGTCCTCGTGCGCCAGGTGGTCGAACTGCAACTCGGCTTCCTCCGCCAGCAACTGATCCAAACTCACGGACACGTGTGCCTCCCCTGGTTACAAGGATAGGGGAGAACGTGTCCGCGCGGTTAGGCTGCGCGGCGGATTCGCGAGGAGGCACACGATGGCAGGCCGGGTCGAAGGCAAGGTCGCGCTGGTGACGGGGGCGGCGTCGGGGTTGGGCAAGGCGATGGCGGTGATGCTGGCGCGCGAGGGCGCGCGGGTGGCCGTCACCGATCGGAATGAAGAAGGGGCCCGGGATGTGGCCCAGTCCATCGGGGCCTCGGCGCGCGCGTGGACGCTGGATGTCACGAGCGAGGAGGACTGGAGGCGGGTGGTGGACGAGGTGTCGTCCACGTTCGGCCGGCTGGACGTGCTGGTGAACAACGCGGGCGTGGGCGCCGTGGCGGACATCGAGTCGACGACCCTGGAGCAGTGGCGCTTCGTGCACGCGGTGAACGTGGATGGGGTCTTCCTGGGGTGCAAGCATGGCATCCGGGCCATGCGCCAGTGCGGCGCGAAGGGCTCCATCATCAACATCAGCTCGGTGGCGGGACTGGTGGGCGTGGCCGAGTTTCCGGCGTACAGCTCGAGCAAGGGCGCCGTGCGGCTGCTGAGCAAGTCGGTGGCGCTGCACTGCGCGAACAAGGGCTATGGCATCCGCTGCAACTCCGTGCACCCCTCGTTCATCGAGACCCCCATGGTCGACAAGCTGGCGACCGCCATGGGGGATCCGCAGGCGAGCCGGGCGAAGCTCGCGCGCAAGATTCCCCTCGGCTCGCTCGGAGAGCCGGATGACATCGCCTACGCGGTGCTCTACCTCGCCTCGGACGAGTCCAAGATGATGACTGGCTCGGAGTTCGTCGTGGACGGTGGCACCACCGCGACCTGAGTCTTTTTCTCCTGGAGCCCCACCATGCCCTGGTTGGACGTCAATGGTACCCGTTTGTATTACGAGGACACGGGAGGTTCGGGTGTGCCCCTCGTGTTCAGTCACGGCCTGTTGTGGAGTGGCCGGATGTTCGACAAGCAGGTGGCGGCGCTGAAGGACCGCTACCGCTGCATCACCTATGATCACCGGGGCCAGGGCCAGAGCGACGTGTGGCGCGTGGACACCGTGGACATGGAGACGGTGTACGCGGACG
Coding sequences:
- a CDS encoding glucose 1-dehydrogenase, which translates into the protein MAGRVEGKVALVTGAASGLGKAMAVMLAREGARVAVTDRNEEGARDVAQSIGASARAWTLDVTSEEDWRRVVDEVSSTFGRLDVLVNNAGVGAVADIESTTLEQWRFVHAVNVDGVFLGCKHGIRAMRQCGAKGSIINISSVAGLVGVAEFPAYSSSKGAVRLLSKSVALHCANKGYGIRCNSVHPSFIETPMVDKLATAMGDPQASRAKLARKIPLGSLGEPDDIAYAVLYLASDESKMMTGSEFVVDGGTTAT
- a CDS encoding superoxide dismutase family protein, translated to MKNPTVAFIRVSLMSAVLVLAACGTGRSAIVTLDSRSDSLTTGKATFTESGDKVTLDLEVAGATPGLHGAHIHQTGDCTAADAASAGGHWNPAGVSHGSADPGHHLGDLGNIEIGQDGRGTLKLTKQAWKIGDGSAQDVVGKALVIHAGQDDLATDPAGNSGGRVACGVIAEKTDKK
- a CDS encoding heme-degrading domain-containing protein encodes the protein MSVSLDQLLAEEAELQFDHLAHEDALALGLKLLERARRDRLPVVIDVALAGLTVLHCALPGCRPDNEDWVRRKRNTVGRFWHSSFYMGRYYAAKGSSLADKPHIDPSEYVDHGGSFPLLVRGLGCVGSITVSGLAQEEDHALVVDVLREWRAGR